In a genomic window of Gemmatimonadota bacterium:
- a CDS encoding BamA/TamA family outer membrane protein codes for RNMRFVSVGLGYGTRDQLRVSGEWGHRNLWGQGKQATLRGIVASELFPADLVRTRLEGRFVEPWLFGTRTTGTADLFYERRRESYRQEETLHQLEYDLSLVSLGVNVNRRFSRFTRSWLTLENEWADVDADPGTEPPDDARPDLTRTLASTVERDRRNDYFQPERGFLNRGAAEVSGGLLGGDNDFWKAHMESAWYRKTGAVVAAARFRIGYEKSFGDSKEIPDRERFKLGGSATVRGYREQEIGPGDFVILANLEVRFPMFWILHGGLFLDGGNAWQSPGDVRLRDFRLEDAGDDPQRSLENAFRYSVGAGVRIPTPVGPVRLDVGRKLKILPVPEGGAEEDRWRVHMSLGHQF; via the coding sequence GCGAAACATGCGATTTGTGAGCGTCGGCCTTGGGTACGGGACGCGTGACCAGCTTCGCGTGTCGGGAGAGTGGGGGCACCGGAACCTCTGGGGGCAGGGGAAGCAGGCGACGCTGCGGGGGATTGTGGCGTCGGAACTGTTCCCGGCGGACCTGGTGCGGACGAGACTGGAGGGCCGGTTCGTGGAGCCGTGGCTTTTCGGAACGCGCACCACCGGGACGGCGGATCTCTTCTACGAACGGCGTCGGGAGTCCTACCGGCAAGAGGAAACACTCCACCAACTGGAGTACGACCTGAGCCTCGTGAGCCTGGGCGTGAATGTGAACCGAAGGTTCTCACGCTTCACGCGATCATGGCTGACGCTGGAGAATGAGTGGGCGGATGTCGACGCGGACCCGGGGACGGAACCGCCCGACGACGCGCGCCCTGACCTCACGCGAACCCTGGCATCCACCGTGGAGAGGGATCGGCGCAACGACTACTTTCAGCCCGAGCGCGGGTTCCTGAACCGGGGCGCGGCGGAGGTTTCGGGTGGGCTCCTCGGCGGCGACAACGACTTCTGGAAGGCGCACATGGAGTCGGCATGGTATCGCAAGACGGGTGCCGTGGTGGCGGCCGCGCGCTTCCGGATCGGTTACGAGAAGTCGTTTGGGGACTCGAAGGAGATTCCGGATCGCGAGCGGTTCAAGCTGGGTGGATCGGCGACGGTTCGCGGCTATCGGGAGCAGGAGATCGGACCGGGCGACTTCGTCATTCTCGCGAATCTGGAAGTGCGTTTCCCGATGTTCTGGATCCTGCACGGCGGGCTCTTTCTGGACGGAGGAAATGCGTGGCAGAGTCCGGGGGATGTTCGTCTGCGCGACTTCCGCCTTGAAGATGCCGGGGACGACCCGCAGCGTTCGCTGGAGAACGCCTTCCGATACTCGGTTGGCGCCGGAGTTCGTATCCCGACGCCCGTGGGACCGGTACGATTGGATGTTGGCCGCAAGCTGAAGATCCTCCCCGTTCCCGAAGGCGGGGCGGAGGAGGATCGCTGGAGAGTACACATGAGTCTGGGACATCAGTTCTGA